ACTGGTGGGCACTGTATCGCCCTCTGCAAAAATCCAATTGTCTGGTGGGTTCGAAATTTTGATAAATGGAAAGCTCTTCAGCATGTAATACTTCAGCACCTAAGTTTTGGTTGGTAAAGCAAGCTCGAGCCTCTTCAGGCAAGAAAATGTCAATCATTAATAATTAGCTGGTTGTATGATTATCAGTTGAGATTAATCTGGTTTTAGGGGGTAAAAACATCGACTGCCTGAAGCTCAGACAGCCGATGTGGATATTTATTTTTGCATCAATACTTCTTCGTCGATGGTCAAGGCCGTTCTCAGATCATCGCTGATTTTCTCTCTGATGAAGTCCTTGTTGCGACTAACGAACCAGTGATCGCCATGCACCAGTTCCTGCTTGAATTTGGCGTTCGTGAGGTCCTCCCATGGACGCATCTCTTCAGGCAATGTCACCTCATCTTCTATCGCAGAGAAAACCGTGATGGGGAAATCGAATCGATCCTCTTCCTGAAACTCGTAGCTCGTCAATAGTGCCATATCTAGTCTCAAAATCGGAAGGATTTTCTTGACATAGTTGACATCATCGATATAGCTCATCAGTCCCAAAAGTTTCTGTTCCGAATTGCTCGAGATGGCAGACTGTTTCAGTACATCGCGGTTCTTCCAGGTTATGGTCATCTGAGGAGCCATCGTCCCCGAGCAGAAGAAATGCAGCGGTGTTTTACCATACTTTCGACGCAATCGTCTGGAAAGCTCGAAGGCCACCATACCACCAAAACTGTGTCCAAAGAAAGCGAAGCGTTCATCCAATAGTGGCAGGATTTCGTTTTCCAGATCATCCAATAGGAGTGTGAAATCCGTGTAGAGATCTTCGTGCTTTCTGTTTTCCCGTCCTGGCATCTGCACGGCATAGACGTCTGTGCCATCAGGTACATTGTAGAGAAAGTGATCGAACATCGAAGCACCCGCTCCCATGGAGTGAAACATAAAGAGCTTGATTTTGCCTTCTGTTTCACTGGCCTCTCGCTTTTTGTGAACGAACCATTCGTTGATCACCTCGATATCCTCTTCTGAAGTGATACCTGATTCATCCTCCAGGACTTGCTCTACGCTTTCGTTGGCAGAGCTTTTTAGATTCTCCAGCAAATGGTCAGCGATTTCCACTATACTCGGACCTTTCGACAGTCTCATCAATGGATAGTTGATTTCCAGTTTTTGAAGTATCCAGTTTCTCAATTGGTTCATCATCAGAGAGTCCAACCCAATGGCAGAGATGGATTTACCTTCGTTCAGCTTATCAGCCGTAGTACCCAGTATTCTGGCCAGTGAACCTTTCAAGTGCTCGATAAGAAGCGCTGGGGCCTGATCTTCTGCTGCGATGATGGTTTCACGCAATCCTTCGCCATTGCTCTTTGAAGCACCTACTTTTAGCACCTCGTCCGTCAACAGGTGAGCAAATTTTCCATCTTTTCTCAAGTGCTGGAAAAAATCTCTGAAGCGCAACCAGTCTACATTGGTAGCCATACGGATGCGATCGCCTTCTAGCATTAGCTTTTCCAGTTTGCTCAGGATTTGTTTCAGTGTCAATGGGATCCAGCCCTGACTATCCAATACATTCAAGACAGCCCCGTTTCCATCTTTGGTCATACCGGCATATTGTCCCAGTACACCCAGGTTGATGCTTTGGGCATGGAGGCCTTTTTGCTTTCTGTAGTCCACCAACTTGTCCAGGAAGTTGTTGGCCGAGGAATAGTTGGACTGACCCGGTACGCCTACCACTGACGACACAGATGAGAAGCAAAGGAAGTAGTCTAGATCTAAGTCTTCGGTAGTCTGGTGTAGGTTCCAGGCACCCATGGCTTTTGGTACGAAGACTTTCTCAAAGAGGGCTTTGTCCATTCTGGAGATGGTAGCATCTTGCAATACAGCCGCACCATGAATCACTCCACCAATCGGTGCATGTTCGTGAACTCTTTGCGTCATCTTTTTGACCTGTTCGATTTGAGACAAATCGAGGTTTTCGATCATGATATCTACGCCACTCTGTTTCATCTTGTTGATCCAGCTGTAATCATAGTCGTTTTTCGGACCGCTTCTACTGACCAGAGCCAGGTGCTTGGCACCTTTTTCGGCCATCCATTTGGCTATCTCTATTCCAAATCCGCTGGCACCACCTGTGATGATGTAGGATTTGTCAGGAGCGAATTGAATCTGCTCTAGAGGAAGGGCATGGACTGTTTCTCCTTCCATGCTTACCACCGTTTTGCCAATTGATTCTTCTTTCGATAAAGACTGAAGCGCTTCTGATAGATCATTGATGCTGAATACCTGTTGGGTCAGCGGCTGGATAGATTTGTTCTCTATCAGCTCCATGACTTCTCTGAACATGATCGCAGCTTTTTGAGGCTTCTGAGCCATGAGTCTGTCCAGATCCACTGCGGAGTAACTCAGATTATTTCCGAATCGTTTCAGGTGCAGGCTAATATCCTGGTAAATATCCTTCTTGCCCAACTCAATGAAACGACCAAAGGCACGAAGACATTTGATGCTTTGAACAATCGCCTTTCCACTCAGGGTATTGAGTACCAGGTCTACACCTTCTCCATTGGAGTCTTTCATGACTTCATCGTAGAAGGTCGCAGATTGACTGTCGTAGACGTAGGAGATGCCCATTTCTGTCAACAGCTTTCGTTGGTCATCTGTGTCAGCTGTGGCATATATCTCTACCTTTTTCCATTTGGCCAGGGAGATGGCTGCCAAGCCTGCATCTTCCGTTGCCTGATGGATCAAAATGCGTTCCCCGCTTTCGATCTGCCCAAGCTGTACCATGCAATAATAGGCAGTGAGATAAGCGACTGGGATAGTAGCAGCAGCCTCATGGGAGAGCGTATTCGGCTTTTTGACTACACAGTGAGACTGACTAATCGTTTTGCCCGCAAAAGAATTTGCTGCATAGGCGAGAACATCATCGCCAGGTTTGACATGGGATACTTTGCTGCCAATTCTGGAAACAACTCCGCTACACTCGAGTCCAATCTGACTGCCGGCTAGTCCGCCTGCCAGGCTTTCTTCGCTCAGAGATCCCTGGATGTTCCATAAATCTCGGCGATTGATTCCTGCTGCTTTGATGTCTATCTCAATTTCTGAATCTGACAAAGGTTGAGCAACTGTTTGACGGAAAGCGATAGAATCGATCATGCCCTGTTCTCTCAGGACAGTCTGGTAGTAAGAACCAGAAGCGGCCAATTCCAAGGAAGACTCTTCCTGAACCTTTTCCTTGCTGACTGCTTGCAGACGCTTGGAGAATATTCGCTTGCCTCTAAAGGCCAAATCAGATTCTGTTCCTCCATTGGATGGAGAAGAGATGATATTGGCCAGATTGGCAGTTTCCTTTTCGTTTTCGATATCCGATAGATCGGCGACTTTACAAGTGACCATCGGGTATTCGTTGAACATAACTCTGGATAGTCCATAAGTTGGTGCCTGAGCCAGGTTGATTTGAGGATCTGATTCCAGTACATTTTCAGCATTCTGATTGACAATCCAGATGGAGAACTGTAGTTCTTCCTGAATGATGGCATTGAAGATATTCAGGATTTTCCAGCTGAGGTTTACCGCATTATTCTTCAGATCCCCTTGTTTTTCAGTCAGTGGTAGAGTGATTATTGCTCGGTTCAAGGTCGGGTTCATTTCCTTGACCTTCTTCAACTCAGCGCGGACCATTTCTCTGTCAGAGTAGTCTGTAATCATCGAGTGAATCAAAGTTGTGTTATTGTCAACCAACTTTTTATTCAGGCTTTTGATCACAAAATCTTCTTCACGTATGACAAGAATCGTATTGTGTGAAGGCTTGAATTCAGAAGGCTTGATTTCGTCCCACTCGAATTCGAAGCAGCCAGAATAAGAAACATCTTCTTCCTGCTTTCTTGACCCTTCGATGTATTTGAAATCGATGCCTTGGATCTCGGCAACCAAACTGCCATCCTCATCCATGATCCAAAAGTCTCCTCTTAGAAACTCTGAGCTGGCTTCTTCCACCTGAATGTAGCTGTAGACAGATTTGGATTTGGGTTTCGCATGAAACTTGTATCGATCGATGTGAGTGGGGAGGTAAATGCCCCGCTCTTCGTCATCATCACTCATTTTAGCCGCGAACATACTTTGGAGACAAGCATCCAGGACTGCAGGGTGGAGGTTGTAGTCCTCTACTCCATATTCCAATGACTCATGCAGGTCTACTTTAGCCAGAATTTCTGGTCCTACTACCCACAGGTTTTTGATGAGTTTGAATGCGGGTCCGTACTGAAGCCCACATTTTTTGAGTTCCAGATACATGGGCTGGACAGGCAATCGATCATTCACTCGATGCTTGATTTCATTCAGTTTCACATGCTTGGAGATGAATTGATCTCCCAGCATGTTCATTTTTCCGTTCGAGTTTTTAATCCACTGCGCATCTTCTTTTTGAGTATCCTTGGTCAGGATGCAGTACCTGCCTTCCTCAGAGAATACTTCTATTTTTACTTCTGCTGGTTCTCCTTCTTCCGGTAGAAACAGTGCATTGTCAAAATTGATGTCCTCCAAAAATCCGAACTCCTGCTCAAAGGCAATCATGGCTGCTGAAGTGGCAATCTCTAAATGACCGGTTCCAGGAAAGATGATGGCATCATTGACACGGTGATCGTCGATGTAGGGATCTGTTCTTCTGTCCAGCATCACCTCAAAGCTGAAGTCATTTTCTCCTAACCCCGATTCTTTATACTCTTTGATCAATGGGTGAAGTTTTTTGTTCAGCCTTCTGGCTCTGTGTTTAGCAGGTTCGTGCCAGAAGGATTTTAGATCCCAGGTATAATTGGGTAGATCGTAGATGAGGTTAGACGTTGGATAGATGGCGTCCCAATCCAACTCGATTCCGTGGGTGTATAGACTTCCAAGTGTTTGCAAGAATCGAAGCTTTTCGTTTTCCTTTCTTTTAATAGAAGGGAAGATGACGGCACTTGAGTTCTTCATTTCAAAGACTTGTTCCGCGCCCGATGATAAGGCTGGGTGAGGGCCAATTTCGATAAAGAAATCATAGCCATCCTCTACCATTTGTTCCAATGCTGATGCGAAATAGACCGGTTCACGCACATTGTCGTACCAGTATTCACTTACCAGATGGCTGCCATCTTCTTGCTTGCCCGTTACGGTTGAGTATAGGTCGATTTTAGCTTTGGATGGAACTAAACTTTTCAGAGAATCAATCAACTCATCCTTCAGTGGCTCCATGTGATGGGAGTGAAAAGGAACGGTAACTCGTAGAAACTTATTGAAAATATCCTTTTCGGTCAGCTGTTCTGAGATATTGACCAAAGGCGCTTCATCTCCAGAGAGTACACACATTTCAGGTCCGTTGACCGCACCTATGGAAACAACGTTATTTACCTTTTCGATTAGTTTTTCTGCCTCCGCTAGCTTCAAGCCTACTGCCAGCATTTTGCCTTTTCCAGTAGCAGCGTGCTGTCCGCGACTTCTGTGAAAGATAACAGATACAGCTTGCTCAAGGGTGAGTGCACCCGAAGTATATGCTGCTGCGACCTCACCTATCGAATGCCCGACGACACCTTCTGGCGTGACGCCATGCTTTTTCCAGAGCTCAACCAGAGCGATTTGAATGGCCATAATGGCTGGCTGTGCGATTCGGGTGTCATTGATATTGGAGTTCTCCTCATCCTTGTTCATCTCCTCGAGTAGTGACCAACCGGCTATTTCTTTGAAGTAGCCTTCGATGGTCTGAATCGTAGATTTGAACAGGGGTTCGTTCGCGATTAGCTCTTGTCCCATGGCGTACCATTGAGGGCCCTGACCTGTAAATACAAAACCCAGTTTTTTGGCCGCTACGTCTACCTCTGCAACTGTCACGCCTGACAATACATTACCCGCTAGATAGGCATCTATTTTGTCCAGAATGTCGGCTTTGTCATGGAAGGCGATCGCGATTCGGTGTTTCAAATCAGATCTTCTGACCCCTGCGTTGTAGCAAATGTCTCTCAAGGAGTATTTGTCCTCGGCAATGAACTGCTTGTATTCCAATAGCAGATTCTTGAGGGCTGGGAGGGACATGGCGCTGGTTTTGAAGAGATACATATTCTCTTCTGGTGTTTTAGAAGGCGCTTCCTCTTTTGCTACATATTCTTGTAGCACGAGGTGAGCATTGGTTCCGCCAGCACCGAAGGAGTTGACTCCACCGATTCTGGGGCTACCATCTTTTTGCTCAGGCCATTCCGTGTTTTCGCTCACTACTTTGAGTTTCCAACCCTCCAAATCAATCTTAGGATTGACTTTCTGGAAGTGGAGGTTGCCCGGGATTTTCTTGTTTTTCATCGAAAGGGCCAGCTTGATTAAACCAGCCACACCTGCTGCACCTTCGAGGTGTCCAATATTAGTTTTGACTGATCCGATCATCAAAGGGCTATCTGCTGATCTACCTCCAAAGACATTGGAGAATGATTTGGTCTCGATAGGGTCACCTACCGGAGTACCAGTACCATGTGCCTCGATGTACTGCAGTTTGTCCACATCAACGCCCGCCATCTGATAGGCTTTGGTCAGCATGGCTGTTTGAGAAGTTTCACTTGGTACGGTAAATCCCTCTACCGTATTTCCATCCGAGTTGCAGGCCGTCGCTTTGATCAAGCCGTAGATTTTGTTTTTGTCCTTGAGGGCTTGTGAAAGGGGTTTCAGGTATACGACTCCTACACCTTCTCCTCTCACGTATCCATTGGCTCGTTCGTCAAAGGATTTGCAATATCCATCAGGACTCAAAAAGTTTCCTTTGGACATCATCATGGTAGATTCTGGATTGATGATTACATTGACTCCTCCGGCCATGGCACTAGTAGCCGATTGATCCCAGATGCTCTGGCAGGCGAGGTGTACAGCGACCAAAGCACCTGAACAAGCAGTATCGACTGATACGCTCGGTCCTTTCAAATCATAGAAGTAGGATATTCTATTGCTTATAGCGGTTCGGGAGGCTCCCATGGCGACATGAGGACTGATGGCATATTTGCTGTCCTGCTCGATTTGCATGTCCCAGTAGTCATTGGTGAATACACTCATGAAGACTGCCATGTTAGAGCCGCGTACTTTTGAGAGGGTATCTCCTGAATCTTCGATGGATTCAAATGTTGTTTGCAGTAAGAGTCGTTGTTGTGGATCTATTCTTTCTGCTTCTTTTGGGAAAATTTTAAAGAATTCATTGTCGAAAAGGTCCACTCGATCCAAAAAACCGCCTTTTTTCGTTTTGATTTTTCCTGCTTTGTTGGGGTTGGGGTCATAGTATTCTTCGTGATTCCAGCGGTCCTTGGGGATATCCGTGATTCCATCAACTCCATTCATGAGTTGTGAGTAGAATGATTCTGGTCCATGGATCTGTCCAGGTGTTTGGCATCCTATGCCTACAATTGCAATTTCTTCTTTATGCATTGAAGTTCGGGGATAAAGGTGAAAAAATATAAATAGGTAGATGCGGATAGCGCATCAGGCATTTCTTATCCGATATAGAAAAAATTTACTCTTCCGGGACTTGGAAGTGTCCGAAAAAATTCTTCTTTTAGATAACGGTATTGTGATTGAGCATGCACTTGTCGTGCATGGCTAGGAATAGGGTTGGATTTCATGGTTTGATTATAGCTGGTTTCTAAGTTTACTGGTTGAAAAATTAAATTCTTAGCAAAAGGTAATTACATATAACTGTATTGTCAAGTTAATAATATGAAAAAAATCATTTTTGTTTAAGAATACCTAAAAATGGGGACATCAACTTAGACAGAATTTGTTATTTTGTACTCTGGAATGAAGGCCGACCGAAATATTATTATTCAACCAGTTGAGAGCATTTCTTGTGATCAACCAAAAAAGCTAAAATGAGTGATTTTTTAATTTTCGTAACAATCATTGCGTGTGTTTGTGTCCCTTTTTCTTATATAACCAATTGGTACCTTTTTAGAAAGTCTTTTATCTATGGTCCAATTAATTGGATCATACTATCCATGTTTACCATTTCCATCAACTCGAGTGTGGTTGGTTTTTTTGGGTTGGTTCATTTATGGTACTTAGTTCCAATAGCTTTGGTCACCATATTCAAAGCATTCTATGCATTGAGTAGGAGTGTCGAGCTCCCGATGAAAAAGATCAATGAATCTTTTGATACCCTGGGGCAGGGAGATTTGTCCATGGATGTGTCTGACAAAGATTTGAAGAGAAATGATGAAATAGGTCGTTTTTTCAAATCCTTAAACGGGTTTACTGAAAAGCTTAGAGAGGCTTCTTCCTTTGCTCAATCCATGGGGAATGGAGATTTGGGTGTCAAATTTGAAGCTTTGAGTGACAGAGATGTTTTAGGTCAATCCTTGATCACTCTTCAATCTAAGTTGAGTGAGGTCGTAAGAGAAACCAATGAAGTAGTTAAGGAGGCAGGTGCTAATGGCAACCTGAAGGCCAAAATTGACGTGGCGAATAAAGCTGGGGTTTGGGCAGAATTGACTTTGTCTGTCAATCAATTGCTATCCTCAATTGCCACACCGGTATTAGAAGTGAATAGGGTAGTCAATGCGATGGCGCAGGGAGATTTGACTCAGAGATACGAGCTGGAGGCCAATGGTCAGATCAATGAGATGACGAATGGCTTGAATAGGGCTTTGGACAATTTGAATGATATTTTGTTAATTATTTCTAACCGGGCACAGGAGATTGGAGAGTCTGCTTATGAAATGTTGACTTCTGGTGAAGAAATGAACACGAATACACGTGAGATTGCCAGTGCTATTGAGCAGATGAGTCATGGTGCCCAGACGCAAGTGTCGCGTGTAGATCAGTCTTCGACCCTTGTAGAAGTCATGATGAACAATGCCCGTGAAATGGGAGAAAAAACAGATTCCATCAACAGTGCAGCCAAAAAAGGAGTGAGCAGCAGTGAAGAAGGTGCAAAGATTGCCAAGTATGTGGTGAACAGTGTAGGAGAGATCTCTGAGTACTCCAATAAAACCACTGAATCTATGAAGGTGTTGACTGAGCGTTCTAAGGAAATTTCCAGAGTGTTGGGGGTTATCACGGATATTGCGTCTCAGACCAATTTGTTAGCACTGAATGCAGCGATAGAGGCGGCTCAAGCGGGTGATGCAGGTCGAGGATTTGCTGTAGTGGCAGAGGAGATTCGTAAGTTGGCTGAAGGATCAAGAAAATCTGCCAGTGAAATTGAAACACTGATTGCAGATGTACAGAAAGATACTGCGGAGGCTGCAGGCGTGATTGATACCATGAATGGTATCGTAAAGTCTACAGTAGATGCCTCATCTCGTGCTGAGATAGTCTTCCAGGAAATTGAAAATGCTTCTACTGAAACTCTAGGTTACTCAGAAGCGATTCTTCAAGCGACTAATATGCAGTCTGATAATATCGGTAAGGTCGTGAATATCACAGAAGAAGTAGTAGTGATTGCTGAACAGACTGCAGCGGGCACTGAGGAGGTGTCTAGCTCAGCTACAGAGCTATCGGCCGGGATGAATAACTATATTGAGAAATCCAATTGGCTCAATGATGTCTCGAAACAGCTCAAGGATGGAGTAGCTAAGTTTACCCTCCGAGGAGATATGAAACTGGTCAATCTCGTTGAAAAAATAGATGATGACCAAGCTTCCACTGAGGAATACATAGAGGAGGAAGAGTTCGAAGAAAAGGAGTCCTGAATCAGGACTCTTAAAGCTTCGAAAAAGTTTGAATCCATCTTTCGGGGACTTCTCCTTTAGTCGCTTCTATATAGTCCGAGTGATCACAGGGGACCATATAGTTTCTGTCATAAATACCCGTGTGATTCACGTTAGGGACTTCCATCCACCACTTGTCTGACAGTCGACTTTTGTAAAACACGATAGACTCAGGATTGACATCCAGTGCTACAACATATTTGACATAGTCATTGGTTTGAAAGCCTTTTTCGTTTTTACGATTTTTGAAGCCTTCTATGAAATACCACACCATCGTAGCGATGACCATCGCAGATTGGCGATCCTCCGTATCTT
This is a stretch of genomic DNA from Reichenbachiella ulvae. It encodes these proteins:
- a CDS encoding type I polyketide synthase, whose amino-acid sequence is MHKEEIAIVGIGCQTPGQIHGPESFYSQLMNGVDGITDIPKDRWNHEEYYDPNPNKAGKIKTKKGGFLDRVDLFDNEFFKIFPKEAERIDPQQRLLLQTTFESIEDSGDTLSKVRGSNMAVFMSVFTNDYWDMQIEQDSKYAISPHVAMGASRTAISNRISYFYDLKGPSVSVDTACSGALVAVHLACQSIWDQSATSAMAGGVNVIINPESTMMMSKGNFLSPDGYCKSFDERANGYVRGEGVGVVYLKPLSQALKDKNKIYGLIKATACNSDGNTVEGFTVPSETSQTAMLTKAYQMAGVDVDKLQYIEAHGTGTPVGDPIETKSFSNVFGGRSADSPLMIGSVKTNIGHLEGAAGVAGLIKLALSMKNKKIPGNLHFQKVNPKIDLEGWKLKVVSENTEWPEQKDGSPRIGGVNSFGAGGTNAHLVLQEYVAKEEAPSKTPEENMYLFKTSAMSLPALKNLLLEYKQFIAEDKYSLRDICYNAGVRRSDLKHRIAIAFHDKADILDKIDAYLAGNVLSGVTVAEVDVAAKKLGFVFTGQGPQWYAMGQELIANEPLFKSTIQTIEGYFKEIAGWSLLEEMNKDEENSNINDTRIAQPAIMAIQIALVELWKKHGVTPEGVVGHSIGEVAAAYTSGALTLEQAVSVIFHRSRGQHAATGKGKMLAVGLKLAEAEKLIEKVNNVVSIGAVNGPEMCVLSGDEAPLVNISEQLTEKDIFNKFLRVTVPFHSHHMEPLKDELIDSLKSLVPSKAKIDLYSTVTGKQEDGSHLVSEYWYDNVREPVYFASALEQMVEDGYDFFIEIGPHPALSSGAEQVFEMKNSSAVIFPSIKRKENEKLRFLQTLGSLYTHGIELDWDAIYPTSNLIYDLPNYTWDLKSFWHEPAKHRARRLNKKLHPLIKEYKESGLGENDFSFEVMLDRRTDPYIDDHRVNDAIIFPGTGHLEIATSAAMIAFEQEFGFLEDINFDNALFLPEEGEPAEVKIEVFSEEGRYCILTKDTQKEDAQWIKNSNGKMNMLGDQFISKHVKLNEIKHRVNDRLPVQPMYLELKKCGLQYGPAFKLIKNLWVVGPEILAKVDLHESLEYGVEDYNLHPAVLDACLQSMFAAKMSDDDEERGIYLPTHIDRYKFHAKPKSKSVYSYIQVEEASSEFLRGDFWIMDEDGSLVAEIQGIDFKYIEGSRKQEEDVSYSGCFEFEWDEIKPSEFKPSHNTILVIREEDFVIKSLNKKLVDNNTTLIHSMITDYSDREMVRAELKKVKEMNPTLNRAIITLPLTEKQGDLKNNAVNLSWKILNIFNAIIQEELQFSIWIVNQNAENVLESDPQINLAQAPTYGLSRVMFNEYPMVTCKVADLSDIENEKETANLANIISSPSNGGTESDLAFRGKRIFSKRLQAVSKEKVQEESSLELAASGSYYQTVLREQGMIDSIAFRQTVAQPLSDSEIEIDIKAAGINRRDLWNIQGSLSEESLAGGLAGSQIGLECSGVVSRIGSKVSHVKPGDDVLAYAANSFAGKTISQSHCVVKKPNTLSHEAAATIPVAYLTAYYCMVQLGQIESGERILIHQATEDAGLAAISLAKWKKVEIYATADTDDQRKLLTEMGISYVYDSQSATFYDEVMKDSNGEGVDLVLNTLSGKAIVQSIKCLRAFGRFIELGKKDIYQDISLHLKRFGNNLSYSAVDLDRLMAQKPQKAAIMFREVMELIENKSIQPLTQQVFSINDLSEALQSLSKEESIGKTVVSMEGETVHALPLEQIQFAPDKSYIITGGASGFGIEIAKWMAEKGAKHLALVSRSGPKNDYDYSWINKMKQSGVDIMIENLDLSQIEQVKKMTQRVHEHAPIGGVIHGAAVLQDATISRMDKALFEKVFVPKAMGAWNLHQTTEDLDLDYFLCFSSVSSVVGVPGQSNYSSANNFLDKLVDYRKQKGLHAQSINLGVLGQYAGMTKDGNGAVLNVLDSQGWIPLTLKQILSKLEKLMLEGDRIRMATNVDWLRFRDFFQHLRKDGKFAHLLTDEVLKVGASKSNGEGLRETIIAAEDQAPALLIEHLKGSLARILGTTADKLNEGKSISAIGLDSLMMNQLRNWILQKLEINYPLMRLSKGPSIVEIADHLLENLKSSANESVEQVLEDESGITSEEDIEVINEWFVHKKREASETEGKIKLFMFHSMGAGASMFDHFLYNVPDGTDVYAVQMPGRENRKHEDLYTDFTLLLDDLENEILPLLDERFAFFGHSFGGMVAFELSRRLRRKYGKTPLHFFCSGTMAPQMTITWKNRDVLKQSAISSNSEQKLLGLMSYIDDVNYVKKILPILRLDMALLTSYEFQEEDRFDFPITVFSAIEDEVTLPEEMRPWEDLTNAKFKQELVHGDHWFVSRNKDFIREKISDDLRTALTIDEEVLMQK
- a CDS encoding methyl-accepting chemotaxis protein, with the protein product MSDFLIFVTIIACVCVPFSYITNWYLFRKSFIYGPINWIILSMFTISINSSVVGFFGLVHLWYLVPIALVTIFKAFYALSRSVELPMKKINESFDTLGQGDLSMDVSDKDLKRNDEIGRFFKSLNGFTEKLREASSFAQSMGNGDLGVKFEALSDRDVLGQSLITLQSKLSEVVRETNEVVKEAGANGNLKAKIDVANKAGVWAELTLSVNQLLSSIATPVLEVNRVVNAMAQGDLTQRYELEANGQINEMTNGLNRALDNLNDILLIISNRAQEIGESAYEMLTSGEEMNTNTREIASAIEQMSHGAQTQVSRVDQSSTLVEVMMNNAREMGEKTDSINSAAKKGVSSSEEGAKIAKYVVNSVGEISEYSNKTTESMKVLTERSKEISRVLGVITDIASQTNLLALNAAIEAAQAGDAGRGFAVVAEEIRKLAEGSRKSASEIETLIADVQKDTAEAAGVIDTMNGIVKSTVDASSRAEIVFQEIENASTETLGYSEAILQATNMQSDNIGKVVNITEEVVVIAEQTAAGTEEVSSSATELSAGMNNYIEKSNWLNDVSKQLKDGVAKFTLRGDMKLVNLVEKIDDDQASTEEYIEEEEFEEKES